A portion of the Paenibacillus sp. PvR098 genome contains these proteins:
- a CDS encoding Rieske 2Fe-2S domain-containing protein gives MLSKAKNELLTRVGSGTQGGELLRRYWHPVCPASELNKKPTKRVRILGEDLVIFQDENGDYGCITERCAHRGCSLYYGFVEDGKIRCPYHGWQYDKEGVVTEIPFDNSSFQNKKLTNAYPVQKLSGLLFIYMGPGEPPLLPNWGALVRQDGSRKIEVQPILNCNWLQVQENTADSTHTFYLHGYMASKAQAMGESHSKKEREFFLRPITGYDWKYCDWGIEKKIIYGGDNPGEETRPPLIFPNILLIKTPDHLVQWRVPVDDTHTLLISVYFRPSKDGSIPEQPEEPSVDYITLDMTFDSEGDYKLALDDHHYAFANQDRMAQETQGDIYDRSTEHLGATDRGIIMFRKLLDEQIAVVRDGGEPMGILRDPSKNVCIEFDSTIHALK, from the coding sequence ATGTTAAGTAAAGCAAAGAATGAATTGCTTACCAGGGTTGGTTCCGGCACGCAGGGCGGGGAGCTTCTGCGACGTTATTGGCATCCCGTATGTCCAGCTAGCGAGTTGAATAAGAAGCCAACCAAAAGGGTGCGTATTTTAGGAGAAGACCTGGTGATTTTTCAAGATGAAAACGGAGACTATGGTTGTATTACGGAACGTTGTGCTCATAGGGGCTGTTCGCTTTATTACGGTTTTGTAGAGGATGGGAAAATTCGGTGTCCGTATCATGGCTGGCAGTATGATAAAGAAGGGGTCGTCACTGAGATTCCATTTGATAACAGCTCGTTTCAAAATAAAAAACTGACGAACGCATACCCTGTACAAAAACTGAGCGGTTTATTGTTTATCTATATGGGGCCTGGTGAACCGCCGCTGCTTCCCAATTGGGGGGCTTTGGTAAGGCAGGATGGAAGCCGGAAAATTGAAGTACAACCCATTTTAAATTGCAATTGGCTGCAGGTACAGGAGAATACCGCGGATTCCACCCATACCTTTTATCTTCATGGCTATATGGCTAGCAAAGCTCAAGCCATGGGAGAGAGCCACAGCAAAAAGGAAAGGGAATTTTTTCTCAGGCCCATTACCGGATACGATTGGAAATACTGTGATTGGGGAATTGAGAAAAAAATTATTTATGGAGGAGACAATCCCGGAGAGGAGACTAGGCCTCCGCTTATTTTTCCAAATATTTTGTTGATCAAGACTCCTGACCATCTGGTTCAATGGAGAGTACCCGTCGATGACACGCACACACTGCTGATTTCGGTTTATTTCAGACCATCCAAAGACGGAAGCATTCCTGAGCAGCCGGAAGAACCTTCTGTAGATTACATTACTTTGGATATGACCTTTGACTCTGAAGGGGATTATAAACTCGCATTGGACGATCATCATTATGCCTTCGCGAACCAAGACCGAATGGCTCAAGAAACCCAAGGAGATATTTACGATCGTTCAACAGAGCATTTAGGCGCAACGGACAGAGGAATCATTATGTTTAGGAAATTATTAGATGAGCAAATCGCAGTTGTAAGGGATGGAGGCGAACCTATGGGTATTCTTAGGGATCCCTCGAAAAATGTGTGCATCGAATTTGATAGTACAATTCATGCTTTAAAATAA
- a CDS encoding extracellular solute-binding protein, producing the protein MMKLITSICAAMLIIVSCSGQPQSNPPEAAVTSENNSNANVPAKDTKWEAILEAAKKEGVVYCACPPRPDYANAFKDGFEKAYPGIKLEVTAAPVPEFPVRVSNEQKTGKYLWDVWMFGTNLKIFDLKNEGGFEPFLDYVVHPEVLDGSVYDGGLKAAFLDQEKKYIFSIWNSVNTVAINRNMFPDVKINDIGDILTNPMFKGKIVMGGDPRSGGSAAVFSTFIYHKYGEEGIKKLIVDQEAMITRGNEEATEQFIRGGKGIAIPEILEDTLIKYKEAGLNLGFIDNAGNSPDVGHATVGGTAPAVFKNPPHPNATKVFIHWVLSKEGQSYISKTLNNNSRRLDVPPVKPSSVPQKGKEYFIPQLEEHVRESTNEVHKISRELIK; encoded by the coding sequence ATGATGAAGCTCATCACTTCCATTTGTGCAGCCATGCTTATCATCGTATCGTGTTCCGGGCAACCGCAATCCAATCCACCGGAAGCAGCGGTTACAAGCGAAAATAATTCAAACGCAAACGTGCCGGCAAAAGACACGAAATGGGAGGCCATTCTTGAGGCTGCTAAGAAGGAAGGGGTCGTTTACTGCGCTTGTCCTCCAAGACCAGATTATGCCAATGCTTTTAAAGATGGATTCGAGAAGGCATACCCCGGAATCAAGCTTGAGGTGACCGCAGCACCCGTTCCGGAATTTCCGGTAAGAGTGTCGAATGAACAAAAAACCGGAAAATATTTATGGGATGTTTGGATGTTCGGAACCAATTTGAAAATTTTTGATTTGAAAAATGAAGGCGGATTTGAACCTTTCCTGGATTATGTAGTGCATCCTGAAGTATTGGATGGATCCGTCTATGATGGAGGGTTAAAGGCAGCATTTCTTGATCAAGAGAAAAAATATATTTTTTCAATATGGAATTCTGTAAATACCGTTGCAATCAATAGGAATATGTTTCCGGATGTGAAAATCAATGATATTGGAGACATTCTTACCAATCCCATGTTTAAAGGGAAAATTGTGATGGGGGGAGATCCGCGAAGCGGTGGTTCAGCAGCTGTTTTTTCAACTTTCATTTATCATAAATACGGTGAAGAAGGAATTAAAAAATTAATTGTTGATCAAGAAGCCATGATTACAAGGGGAAATGAAGAGGCAACGGAACAATTCATTCGTGGCGGAAAAGGAATAGCCATTCCTGAAATACTGGAAGATACGCTTATTAAATATAAGGAGGCGGGACTCAACTTAGGCTTCATTGATAATGCTGGAAATTCTCCGGACGTGGGGCACGCCACAGTGGGGGGGACAGCTCCCGCTGTCTTTAAAAATCCTCCTCATCCCAATGCCACAAAGGTGTTTATTCATTGGGTCCTATCCAAAGAAGGACAATCGTATATTTCTAAGACGCTAAATAATAATAGCAGGCGATTGGATGTTCCTCCAGTTAAACCATCTTCGGTTCCACAGAAAGGGAAGGAGTACTTTATTCCACAACTCGAGGAACATGTAAGAGAATCCACGAATGAAGTCCATAAAATATCAAGAGAACTAATCAAATAA
- a CDS encoding extracellular solute-binding protein, with amino-acid sequence MIKPKKFNHVVIDFFGHEQKGGIGMNFRRTQHKLVVSLFISALFITACSGGSTVKDETRSSSTGQDPPHSSSSNTSGTQGDWDAVLAAAKKEKTVNCACPPRPDFSKVLKEGFEAAYPGITLETTSAPLPEFPVRVGNEQKAGKYLWDVYMFGPGPEVYDLKNQGGFEPFKDYIVLPEILNGSVYEGGLEAAFLDKEKKFIFSMWYQTNDVGINRNLLPDAKITKVEDLLDPKYKNQIVWVDPRGGGAGSNWLAYIYSKLGKDGIKRLLIDQKPLFVKGNQELAEHLVRNSKAIGLPHTTRDTLIPYEKAGVKFNLESAGNEPEISMASVGGSSPAVFKNPPHPNATKVFINWLLSKEAQELISQKLNQNSRRIDVTVADPGSVPKKGTHYFYSQTEDGLAIRVEAQKIANELVP; translated from the coding sequence ATGATAAAGCCTAAAAAATTCAACCATGTTGTAATCGATTTTTTTGGACATGAACAAAAAGGGGGCATTGGTATGAATTTTAGACGGACGCAGCATAAATTAGTCGTTTCTCTATTCATTTCAGCTCTATTCATTACAGCATGCAGTGGCGGTTCAACGGTTAAAGATGAAACAAGGAGCTCATCAACCGGTCAAGATCCTCCCCATTCTTCCTCATCTAACACTAGTGGTACGCAGGGTGATTGGGATGCTGTTTTGGCGGCCGCCAAAAAAGAGAAAACCGTGAACTGTGCTTGTCCTCCACGGCCGGATTTTTCTAAAGTGCTGAAGGAAGGATTTGAAGCAGCATACCCTGGAATCACTCTCGAAACAACGTCTGCTCCGTTACCCGAGTTTCCTGTCAGGGTTGGTAACGAACAAAAAGCGGGGAAATATTTATGGGATGTCTATATGTTCGGTCCTGGACCTGAGGTCTATGATTTGAAAAACCAAGGTGGGTTTGAACCCTTCAAGGACTATATTGTATTGCCGGAAATTCTAAATGGTTCTGTTTATGAGGGGGGATTGGAAGCGGCATTTCTTGACAAAGAGAAAAAGTTTATTTTCTCTATGTGGTACCAAACCAATGATGTTGGCATTAACCGTAATTTATTGCCGGATGCCAAAATAACAAAAGTAGAAGACCTCTTGGATCCGAAGTACAAAAATCAGATCGTATGGGTGGACCCGAGAGGCGGAGGAGCCGGATCCAATTGGTTAGCGTATATTTATTCAAAACTGGGCAAAGACGGCATTAAAAGATTATTAATAGACCAAAAGCCTCTTTTTGTAAAAGGTAATCAAGAGCTTGCAGAACACTTGGTACGGAATTCAAAGGCTATAGGATTACCCCATACAACCCGGGATACACTGATCCCGTATGAAAAGGCCGGCGTTAAATTTAATTTGGAATCCGCCGGGAATGAACCTGAAATTTCGATGGCAAGTGTCGGCGGATCCAGTCCTGCCGTATTTAAGAACCCGCCTCATCCTAATGCAACGAAGGTGTTCATCAATTGGCTTTTATCAAAGGAAGCCCAAGAGCTTATTTCCCAGAAATTAAATCAAAACAGTCGACGTATCGATGTCACTGTCGCCGATCCCGGGTCTGTACCTAAAAAAGGAACGCACTATTTTTATTCACAAACAGAAGATGGGTTAGCCATCAGGGTAGAAGCTCAAAAAATAGCAAACGAATTGGTTCCTTAA